Proteins from one Deinococcus actinosclerus genomic window:
- a CDS encoding MFS transporter, translating to MITRRSLTDRLPLRPETIGPLLAAMVTLATAEVVRSGVYGGYLTQAVDTHFGLPLALGGLAYTVHFATDTVMRGPAGVAISRYGLRTTMLGGALLSVLAITLFMVAHTSWLFLLAAALHGVGFAVMWPGTMNFAADAARDGYHGRALTLVGTAITPFSGLGFLLFGALAKRDDNVPLLVALALLTLGTLLALLVPARRVLQRREETEEPPRARSVTRALVPLLPAAFMQTMTMSLLGPLLFRIAPDLGLNYWGLVALLVVGGGVAYGSMPLTGRFADRGRARLGVMIGYGLLSLGFLGFATTPAPWALYLLAALAGLGYAFLTPAWAALVTHVLPAEQRPAAWGVLMTVENGGMALGPLIGTFALGQMGVPGPFVVGAVLAAVTAGGYAAFGRAFRGAAT from the coding sequence GTGATCACCCGCCGCTCCCTGACCGACCGCCTGCCGCTGCGTCCCGAGACCATCGGGCCACTGCTGGCGGCCATGGTGACCCTGGCCACCGCCGAGGTGGTGCGCAGCGGCGTGTACGGCGGGTACCTGACCCAGGCCGTCGACACCCACTTCGGGCTGCCGCTGGCGCTGGGCGGACTGGCCTACACCGTGCATTTCGCGACCGACACGGTCATGCGCGGCCCGGCTGGCGTGGCCATCAGCCGTTACGGGCTGCGCACGACGATGCTCGGTGGGGCGCTGCTCAGCGTGCTGGCCATCACGCTGTTCATGGTGGCGCACACAAGCTGGCTGTTCCTGCTGGCCGCCGCGCTGCACGGCGTGGGATTCGCCGTGATGTGGCCCGGCACCATGAACTTCGCGGCGGATGCCGCCCGGGACGGATACCACGGCCGCGCCCTGACGCTCGTCGGCACGGCCATCACGCCCTTTTCCGGCCTGGGTTTCCTGCTGTTCGGGGCGCTGGCCAAACGGGACGACAACGTGCCCCTGCTGGTCGCCCTGGCGCTGCTGACCCTGGGCACCCTGCTGGCGCTGCTGGTGCCTGCCCGCCGCGTCCTGCAGCGCCGCGAGGAGACCGAGGAGCCGCCGCGCGCCCGTTCCGTCACGCGCGCGCTCGTCCCGCTCCTGCCGGCGGCCTTCATGCAGACCATGACCATGTCGCTGCTGGGGCCCCTGCTGTTCCGCATCGCGCCGGATCTGGGCCTGAACTACTGGGGGCTCGTGGCGCTGCTGGTGGTCGGGGGCGGGGTCGCGTACGGCAGCATGCCGCTGACGGGCCGCTTCGCCGACCGGGGGCGCGCGCGCCTGGGCGTGATGATCGGCTACGGCCTGCTCAGCCTGGGCTTCCTGGGCTTCGCGACCACGCCCGCCCCGTGGGCGCTGTACCTGCTGGCGGCGCTGGCCGGCCTGGGCTACGCGTTCCTGACCCCGGCGTGGGCGGCGCTCGTGACCCACGTCCTGCCGGCCGAGCAGCGGCCCGCCGCCTGGGGCGTGCTGATGACCGTGGAGAACGGCGGCATGGCGCTGGGCCCGCTGATCGGCACGTTCGCGCTGGGGCAGATGGGCGTCCCCGGACCCTTCGTGGTCGGGGCCGTGCTGGCGGCGGTGACCGCGGGCGGGTACGCCGCATTCGGCCGGGCCTTCCGTGGCGCGGCGACGTAA
- a CDS encoding glycosyltransferase, which produces MPEFTVVIPARNEAKYLPLTLRALERQTRPPSEVIVVDNGSRDATMEIARAAGARVLRCEARGVARARQMGLEAVQTDWVASTDADSLPAPHWLEVLNEAAPGRTALYGPMRFSGVPRHWALASGASYSAFLHVARLIGRPNLAGANMAFSREAALLVGGYPQVEAYEDVILGEELARTGEIAYVRRALVETSARRLDKGVLPFLWQHVRNITGHTRGYFGDDR; this is translated from the coding sequence GTGCCCGAGTTCACGGTTGTCATTCCCGCCCGCAACGAGGCGAAGTACCTGCCCCTGACGCTGCGCGCGCTGGAACGGCAGACCCGCCCGCCCAGCGAGGTGATCGTGGTGGACAACGGCAGCCGCGACGCGACCATGGAGATCGCCCGCGCCGCAGGAGCCCGCGTGCTGCGCTGCGAGGCGCGCGGCGTGGCCCGCGCCCGCCAGATGGGCCTGGAAGCCGTGCAGACCGACTGGGTGGCCAGCACCGACGCGGATTCGCTGCCTGCACCCCACTGGCTGGAGGTACTGAACGAGGCCGCGCCGGGTCGCACGGCCCTGTACGGCCCGATGCGCTTCTCGGGCGTGCCGCGTCACTGGGCGCTGGCGTCGGGCGCGAGTTACAGCGCGTTCCTGCACGTGGCGCGCCTGATCGGCCGCCCGAACCTGGCCGGGGCGAACATGGCCTTCTCGCGAGAGGCGGCGCTGCTGGTGGGCGGCTACCCGCAGGTCGAGGCCTACGAGGACGTGATCCTGGGCGAGGAACTGGCCCGTACCGGGGAGATCGCGTACGTGCGCCGCGCGCTGGTAGAGACGAGCGCCCGGCGTCTGGACAAGGGCGTGCTGCCGTTCCTGTGGCAGCACGTGCGGAATATCACTGGTCATACGCGAGGGTACTTCGGGGATGACCGCTGA
- a CDS encoding NUDIX hydrolase: MTDLALPRGATQVGLAVDVAAFAMHATELHVLLVQRGELPHARDWALPGGFVHPGEELHEAALRELRTETSVELEPRHLEQFFTFGEINRDPRGRIVSVAHLAVLPHGTVSVSGGGHTLGAEWMPAHRTPRLAFDHQAILDRALGRLQLRLEYANLALEFLPDTFTLPELQGVYEAILNRKLDKRNFRKRLLAQGSLTPSGERRSGVGRPAQLYRRAKGTRTPAL; this comes from the coding sequence GTGACCGACCTCGCGCTGCCCCGCGGCGCCACGCAGGTCGGCCTGGCCGTGGACGTCGCCGCGTTCGCCATGCACGCTACTGAACTGCACGTCCTGCTCGTGCAGCGCGGCGAACTGCCCCACGCGCGCGACTGGGCGCTGCCCGGCGGCTTCGTCCACCCCGGCGAGGAACTGCACGAGGCGGCCCTGCGCGAACTGCGCACCGAGACCAGCGTGGAACTCGAACCCCGCCACCTCGAGCAGTTCTTCACCTTCGGGGAGATCAACCGCGACCCGCGCGGCCGGATCGTCAGCGTGGCGCACCTGGCGGTGCTGCCGCACGGCACGGTCAGCGTCAGCGGCGGCGGGCACACCCTGGGCGCCGAGTGGATGCCCGCGCACCGCACGCCGAGGCTGGCCTTCGACCATCAGGCGATCCTGGACCGCGCGCTGGGCCGGCTGCAACTGCGGCTGGAGTACGCGAACCTCGCGCTGGAATTCCTGCCCGACACCTTCACCCTGCCCGAGTTGCAGGGCGTGTACGAGGCGATCCTGAACCGCAAACTGGATAAACGGAACTTCCGCAAGCGGCTGCTCGCGCAGGGCAGCCTGACCCCCAGCGGCGAGCGGCGCAGCGGCGTGGGCCGCCCCGCGCAGCTGTACCGCCGCGCCAAGGGCACCCGCACCCCCGCCCTGTAG
- a CDS encoding glycosyltransferase — translation MRPLRIGLFTDTFLPDQNGIVTSVGLLSDELRAQGHHVDVVAPDFPEHVDTRADVMRVESVRYMFLPTYRLAWPTRRDFTHRYDVIHTHTPLTLGLSGARLARKWDVPHVATYHTHIEAYTHYVPGVTALQRHTGLVTRVMGLHYGRADAVITPTAGMMDVLNAMKVRNPVVIPTSIDPRVLHAAPAVENPWPAGKRRLLSVGRLAREKRFDHVLDTLAGLPDAHLVILGEGPERDHLEAHAARIGVADRVTFLGVRPWTEIGAYYRLAELFVFASDTETQGLVLQEAQLMGVPVVAVGARGTLSGVAHERSGYLVTPGDVNALIRHSHDLLTDPALWARLSAGARSFGAGTTPQGVAQQVLDVYRHVLGMPRTVTFPDDVSGHPRSTLAYDQ, via the coding sequence ATGAGGCCACTGCGGATCGGGCTGTTCACCGACACCTTCCTGCCCGACCAGAACGGCATCGTGACCAGTGTCGGTCTGCTCAGCGACGAATTGCGCGCCCAGGGCCATCACGTGGACGTGGTCGCCCCTGATTTCCCCGAGCACGTCGATACCCGCGCGGACGTCATGCGGGTCGAGAGCGTGCGGTACATGTTCCTGCCCACCTACCGGCTGGCGTGGCCCACCCGCCGGGACTTCACGCACCGCTACGACGTGATCCACACCCACACGCCGCTGACCCTGGGCCTGTCGGGCGCGCGGCTGGCCCGCAAGTGGGACGTGCCGCACGTCGCCACGTACCACACGCACATCGAGGCGTACACCCACTACGTGCCGGGCGTGACGGCCCTGCAGCGGCACACCGGGCTCGTGACCCGCGTCATGGGGCTGCACTACGGCCGCGCCGACGCCGTCATCACGCCCACGGCCGGCATGATGGACGTCCTGAACGCCATGAAGGTGCGTAACCCCGTCGTGATTCCCACCAGCATCGACCCGCGCGTCCTGCACGCCGCGCCCGCCGTCGAGAACCCCTGGCCGGCCGGGAAACGCCGCCTGCTCAGCGTGGGCCGCCTCGCCCGTGAGAAGCGCTTCGATCACGTGCTCGACACCCTGGCCGGACTGCCCGACGCGCATCTGGTCATCCTGGGCGAGGGCCCCGAACGCGACCATCTGGAAGCGCACGCCGCCCGGATCGGCGTGGCGGACCGCGTGACGTTCCTGGGCGTGCGCCCCTGGACCGAGATCGGCGCGTACTACCGCCTCGCGGAACTGTTCGTGTTCGCCAGCGACACCGAGACGCAGGGCCTCGTGCTGCAGGAGGCGCAGCTCATGGGCGTGCCCGTCGTGGCCGTCGGCGCGCGCGGCACCCTCAGCGGCGTGGCGCACGAACGCAGCGGCTACCTCGTGACGCCCGGCGACGTGAACGCCCTGATCCGCCACAGCCATGACCTCCTGACCGACCCGGCCCTCTGGGCGCGGCTGTCAGCAGGGGCGCGCAGCTTCGGGGCGGGCACCACGCCGCAGGGCGTCGCGCAGCAGGTGCTGGACGTCTACCGGCACGTGCTGGGTATGCCGCGCACGGTCACGTTTCCCGACGACGTCAGCGGTCATCCCCGAAGTACCCTCGCGTATGACCAGTGA
- a CDS encoding VOC family protein → MTRSESRVQVQGLHHVTIVGSTRQSAIDFWEGALGMPFVFEQPNLGNPAENHLYFDPGDGRLLTVFTDEGRTDAGRDAPREPGTVEHLAFTVSRATFQLAPARLRARGIEVLERDRGFMDSIYFRDPNGMKVELACYKFQTPEGWRDADVLRRAFELRVARGDANITAEHLADAIEDLLRR, encoded by the coding sequence ATGACCCGCAGCGAGTCCAGGGTGCAGGTGCAGGGCCTGCATCACGTCACCATCGTCGGTTCCACCCGCCAGAGTGCCATCGACTTCTGGGAGGGCGCGCTGGGCATGCCGTTCGTGTTCGAGCAGCCGAACCTGGGCAACCCGGCCGAGAACCACCTGTACTTCGACCCCGGCGACGGCCGCCTGCTGACCGTCTTCACCGACGAGGGCCGAACAGACGCCGGGCGGGACGCGCCGCGCGAACCGGGCACCGTCGAGCATCTGGCGTTCACCGTGTCCCGCGCGACCTTCCAGCTCGCCCCGGCGCGGCTGCGGGCCCGCGGCATCGAGGTGCTGGAACGCGACCGGGGCTTCATGGACTCCATCTACTTCCGCGATCCGAACGGCATGAAGGTCGAGCTGGCCTGCTACAAGTTCCAGACGCCCGAGGGCTGGCGCGACGCGGACGTGCTGCGCCGCGCCTTCGAGCTGCGCGTGGCGCGCGGCGACGCCAACATCACCGCCGAGCACCTCGCGGACGCCATCGAGGACCTGCTGCGCCGCTGA
- the recR gene encoding recombination mediator RecR, whose protein sequence is MKYPPSLVALIRELSRLPGIGPKSAQRLAFHLFEQPREDIERLSRALLEAKRDLHTCPVCFNITDAERCDVCSDPSRDQGVICVVEEPGDVIAIERSGEYRGLYHVLHGVLSPMNGVGPDKLHIRPLLPRVQEGQEIILATGTTVEGDATALYLQRLLEPLGAVVSRIAYGLPVGGALEYADEVTLGRALAGRQRVSKPQG, encoded by the coding sequence GTGAAGTACCCTCCATCGTTGGTGGCGCTCATCCGTGAGCTGTCGCGCCTGCCCGGGATTGGGCCCAAAAGCGCGCAGCGGCTGGCGTTCCACCTGTTCGAGCAGCCGCGGGAGGACATCGAGCGCCTGTCGCGCGCGCTGCTGGAAGCCAAGCGTGACCTGCATACCTGCCCGGTGTGCTTCAACATCACGGACGCCGAGCGCTGCGACGTGTGCAGCGACCCCAGCCGCGACCAGGGCGTGATCTGCGTCGTGGAGGAACCCGGGGACGTGATCGCCATCGAGCGCAGCGGCGAGTACCGCGGCCTGTACCACGTGCTGCACGGCGTGCTGAGTCCCATGAACGGGGTGGGGCCCGACAAGCTGCACATCCGCCCGCTGCTGCCGCGCGTGCAGGAGGGCCAGGAGATCATCCTGGCGACCGGCACGACCGTGGAGGGCGACGCGACCGCGCTGTACCTCCAGCGGCTGCTCGAACCCCTGGGCGCGGTCGTGAGCCGCATCGCGTACGGCCTGCCGGTGGGCGGGGCGCTGGAATACGCGGACGAGGTGACGCTGGGGCGCGCGCTGGCCGGCCGCCAGCGCGTCAGCAAACCGCAGGGCTGA
- a CDS encoding polysaccharide deacetylase family protein, whose translation MARRRNPLGGIALLLAPALLAEVLGRAAGWGALGHGPRDRWRVAVTFDDGPSERTPELLRVLARYRARGTFFVTRPAAQAHPDLLDAIEAAGHTLDAHGIWHRTALTLAPWQEWAQVAWHPRPARPGPHLYRPPYGGHSPLTRAFARLSGRQVALWDTEGRDWTGEDAATLAAQTLARVRPGSVILLHDGPAVTPALLGALLAGLGERGLEVVPMHELPARRITLREGWTRLRASYGA comes from the coding sequence GTGGCGCGGCGACGTAACCCGCTCGGCGGGATCGCCCTGCTCCTCGCCCCGGCGCTGCTGGCCGAGGTGCTGGGCCGCGCCGCCGGGTGGGGCGCCCTGGGGCATGGGCCCCGTGACCGCTGGCGGGTCGCGGTGACCTTCGACGACGGTCCCAGCGAGCGTACCCCGGAGCTGCTCAGGGTGCTGGCGCGGTACCGGGCGCGCGGGACGTTCTTCGTGACCCGGCCCGCCGCGCAGGCCCACCCGGACCTGCTGGACGCCATCGAGGCCGCCGGGCACACCCTGGACGCGCACGGCATCTGGCACCGCACGGCCCTGACCCTGGCCCCCTGGCAGGAGTGGGCGCAGGTGGCGTGGCACCCCCGTCCCGCCCGTCCGGGCCCTCACCTGTACCGCCCGCCGTACGGGGGGCACAGCCCCCTGACCCGCGCCTTCGCGCGCCTGTCGGGCCGGCAGGTGGCGCTGTGGGACACCGAGGGCCGCGACTGGACGGGCGAGGACGCCGCCACGCTGGCCGCGCAGACCCTGGCGCGCGTGCGGCCCGGCAGCGTGATCCTCCTGCATGACGGTCCCGCCGTGACCCCCGCGCTGCTCGGCGCCCTGCTGGCCGGCCTGGGTGAACGCGGCCTGGAGGTCGTGCCCATGCATGAACTGCCCGCGCGGCGCATCACGCTGCGCGAGGGGTGGACGCGACTGCGTGCCAGCTACGGCGCCTGA
- a CDS encoding YbaB/EbfC family nucleoid-associated protein — MDMKKLMKQMQQAQMAATKIQEDLAAKSVEGSASGLVTVTMNGHGKVTALKIKPEAVDADDVEALEDLILVALQDAGAKADALQQDATRGLGIPGC, encoded by the coding sequence ATGGACATGAAGAAGCTGATGAAGCAGATGCAGCAGGCCCAGATGGCGGCCACCAAAATTCAGGAGGATCTGGCGGCCAAGTCGGTCGAGGGCAGCGCCAGCGGTCTGGTGACGGTCACGATGAACGGGCACGGGAAGGTCACGGCCCTGAAGATCAAGCCCGAAGCGGTGGACGCCGACGACGTCGAGGCGCTGGAGGACCTGATCCTGGTCGCCCTTCAGGACGCGGGCGCCAAGGCCGACGCCCTGCAGCAGGACGCGACGCGCGGCCTGGGCATCCCCGGCTGCTGA
- a CDS encoding peroxiredoxin yields the protein MTLSTGDHIPFLEATQDNGRAYVPTPGRWRVLFFFPKTATSHCQLQARQYQARLADFQALNVDVVGINGDPRQEQLAFRGICQLDYPLLDDGQQRISRQFGLLDEPWPGEQVRRPRRETFLIDPSGVVRRHWTQVDAGQDALNVLESVRDLMGGESRQLLV from the coding sequence ATGACCCTGTCCACCGGCGATCACATCCCCTTCCTGGAAGCCACGCAGGACAACGGCCGCGCCTACGTCCCGACCCCCGGGCGCTGGCGAGTCCTGTTCTTCTTCCCCAAGACCGCCACCTCGCACTGTCAGTTGCAGGCCCGGCAGTACCAGGCGCGCCTGGCAGACTTCCAGGCCCTGAACGTGGATGTGGTCGGCATCAACGGCGATCCCCGGCAGGAGCAGCTGGCCTTCCGGGGGATCTGCCAGCTGGACTACCCTCTGCTCGACGACGGGCAGCAGCGGATCAGCCGGCAGTTCGGCCTGCTGGACGAGCCGTGGCCGGGCGAGCAGGTGCGCCGGCCGCGCCGCGAGACGTTCCTGATCGATCCGTCCGGCGTGGTGCGGCGTCACTGGACACAGGTGGACGCCGGTCAGGACGCCCTGAACGTTCTGGAGAGCGTGCGGGACCTCATGGGCGGCGAGTCCCGGCAGCTGCTGGTCTGA
- a CDS encoding GAF domain-containing protein translates to MSEVVPPFPQTLSQASSVAAFARDLAAYACPVLHAHGVRVWVVQDAALTPVAEEGRGLALSDGTLAHEALTVGTLLEDGMLAALPFGCGVLEAVGASPDGMRALLGAAPLLALAVEGVQAREARRGHGRIAETVEGLVRRLGGSLDLAEVLTVTAQSAALALGFRRAFVALFSEFHEGGRARTGEVFTHGFDEEFRGGIGVGPVTFETLVQRGEAIRFERSRDAESPLAQGLAELAPHAAVIAPLSARGQALGLLYVDTQQPGSSASEDDARLVLALAEQASLAIDNARLYGIETRKREAAEALREAGAALAGSLHLSDTLTRVLERAVTLFRADAAAVYERQPDGRTVNIRSALGLPNEYMLRVRAKVGLGVTGRAIAECQPVAARDLTQAHYGGSSRYTRQLLAAGRYPYRGVISLPLTTRAGVFGALTLYWQDALPLDADDQALAAVFASQAGLAIENARLYEEELRRENEAALLLNLGRSLGEDQSDAALADAARLVTHAMNASRGLIALTDDQGGFTRCATYNLHVPPQSDLHALAAQLGRGARALTRRYTLAVAGSGLIVPLRAEGHPDQSGEDTLLGFLYLDDPGTDPPGEHLLALARSVADQITQTLTRQRLLTELERQEARYRQLAEGAHDLIISTDPAGTITYANPAAGTLLEPLTGPLPGANLLDLPTPDTRPALRAAWASARRASRGSRTEIQIGPHRLELRVGVMDGGRGVLTVGRDLSELQTLADEIARRGQALEAATSRTVEMRTFLTLFTQAQEEERRRISRELHDDTAQVLTATTRRVARLARELQGPQKDRADDILTDLNAAIDGVRRFARNLRPSVLDDLGLLPALEWLATQAATPTRLEVSGAERRLDSATELTLFRLSQEALNNVDKHAGAASAAIRVAFQAGHVQVAIRDDGQGFTPDQAQERAQAGHLGLIGLRERVALTGGTLDVDSSPGAGTTLTFTLPG, encoded by the coding sequence GTGTCCGAGGTCGTCCCGCCGTTCCCGCAGACCCTCTCGCAGGCGTCGAGTGTCGCCGCGTTCGCGCGGGACCTCGCCGCGTACGCCTGCCCGGTGCTGCACGCGCACGGCGTCCGCGTGTGGGTCGTGCAGGACGCCGCCCTGACCCCGGTGGCCGAGGAGGGGCGCGGGCTGGCCCTCAGTGACGGCACGCTGGCGCACGAGGCCCTGACGGTCGGCACGCTGCTGGAGGACGGCATGCTCGCGGCCCTGCCCTTCGGCTGCGGCGTGCTGGAAGCGGTCGGGGCCAGTCCCGACGGAATGCGCGCGCTGCTGGGCGCGGCCCCGCTGCTGGCCCTGGCGGTCGAGGGCGTGCAGGCCCGCGAGGCCCGGCGCGGCCACGGCCGCATCGCGGAGACCGTCGAGGGGCTCGTGCGCCGCCTGGGCGGTAGCCTGGACCTCGCGGAGGTCCTGACCGTCACCGCGCAGAGCGCCGCGCTGGCCCTGGGCTTCCGGCGGGCGTTCGTGGCGCTGTTCAGCGAATTCCACGAGGGCGGCCGCGCCCGCACCGGCGAGGTCTTCACGCACGGCTTCGACGAGGAATTCCGCGGCGGGATCGGCGTGGGCCCCGTGACCTTCGAGACGCTGGTGCAGCGCGGCGAGGCGATCCGCTTCGAGCGGTCCCGCGACGCGGAGAGCCCCCTGGCACAGGGGCTGGCGGAACTCGCGCCGCACGCCGCCGTCATCGCGCCCCTCTCCGCGCGCGGGCAGGCGCTGGGCCTGCTGTACGTGGACACCCAGCAGCCCGGCTCCAGCGCCAGCGAGGACGACGCCCGGCTGGTCCTGGCCCTGGCCGAGCAGGCCTCGCTCGCCATCGACAACGCCCGCCTGTACGGCATCGAGACCCGCAAGCGCGAGGCCGCCGAGGCGCTGCGCGAGGCGGGCGCGGCCCTGGCGGGCAGCCTGCACCTGAGTGACACCCTGACCCGCGTGCTGGAGCGGGCCGTGACCCTCTTCCGCGCGGACGCCGCTGCCGTGTACGAACGCCAGCCGGACGGGCGCACCGTGAACATCCGCTCCGCGCTGGGCCTCCCGAACGAGTACATGCTGCGCGTGCGCGCCAAGGTCGGCCTGGGCGTCACCGGGCGCGCCATCGCCGAGTGCCAGCCCGTCGCCGCGCGCGACCTCACGCAGGCGCACTACGGGGGCAGCAGCCGCTACACCCGGCAGCTGCTGGCCGCCGGCCGCTACCCGTACCGGGGCGTGATCAGCCTGCCCCTGACCACCCGCGCGGGCGTGTTCGGCGCGCTGACCCTGTACTGGCAGGACGCCCTGCCGCTGGACGCCGACGATCAGGCGCTGGCCGCCGTGTTCGCGTCGCAGGCGGGCCTGGCCATCGAGAACGCCCGCCTGTACGAGGAGGAACTGCGCCGCGAGAACGAGGCCGCCCTGCTGCTGAACCTGGGCCGCAGCCTGGGCGAGGACCAGAGCGACGCCGCGCTGGCCGACGCCGCGCGACTGGTCACGCACGCCATGAACGCCTCGCGCGGCCTGATCGCCCTGACCGACGACCAGGGCGGCTTCACCCGCTGCGCCACCTACAACCTGCACGTGCCCCCGCAGAGCGACCTGCACGCCCTGGCCGCCCAGCTGGGCCGCGGGGCGCGCGCCCTGACCCGCCGCTACACCCTGGCGGTCGCGGGCAGCGGCCTGATCGTCCCGCTGCGCGCCGAGGGCCACCCCGACCAGAGCGGCGAGGACACCCTGCTGGGCTTCCTGTACCTCGACGATCCCGGCACCGACCCCCCCGGCGAGCACCTGCTGGCCCTGGCCCGCAGCGTCGCCGACCAGATCACGCAGACCCTGACCCGCCAGCGCCTGCTGACCGAACTCGAACGGCAGGAAGCCCGCTACCGCCAGCTCGCCGAGGGCGCGCACGACCTGATCATCAGCACCGACCCCGCCGGGACCATCACGTACGCCAACCCGGCCGCCGGGACGCTGCTCGAACCGCTGACCGGCCCGCTGCCGGGCGCGAACCTCCTCGACCTGCCCACCCCCGACACCCGACCCGCCCTGCGCGCCGCGTGGGCCAGCGCCCGCCGGGCCTCGCGCGGGAGCCGCACCGAGATCCAGATCGGCCCGCACCGCCTGGAACTGCGTGTGGGCGTCATGGACGGCGGGCGCGGCGTCCTCACCGTCGGGCGCGACCTCTCGGAACTCCAGACCCTCGCCGACGAGATCGCCCGGCGCGGCCAGGCGTTGGAGGCCGCTACCAGCCGCACCGTCGAGATGCGCACCTTCCTGACGCTGTTCACGCAGGCGCAGGAGGAGGAACGCCGCCGCATCAGCCGCGAACTGCACGACGACACCGCCCAGGTCCTGACCGCCACCACCCGCCGCGTCGCCCGCCTCGCCCGCGAACTCCAGGGGCCGCAGAAGGACCGCGCCGACGACATCCTGACCGACCTGAACGCCGCCATCGACGGCGTGCGCCGCTTCGCCCGCAACCTCCGCCCCAGCGTGCTCGACGACCTGGGCCTGCTTCCGGCCCTGGAGTGGCTGGCCACGCAGGCCGCCACACCCACCCGCCTGGAGGTCAGCGGTGCCGAGCGCCGCCTGGACTCCGCCACCGAACTCACGCTGTTCCGCCTGTCGCAGGAGGCGCTGAACAACGTGGACAAGCACGCCGGGGCCGCCAGCGCCGCCATCCGCGTGGCGTTCCAGGCGGGGCACGTGCAGGTCGCCATCCGCGACGACGGGCAGGGCTTCACGCCCGATCAGGCGCAGGAACGCGCGCAGGCCGGACACCTGGGCCTGATCGGCCTGCGTGAGCGCGTCGCCCTGACCGGCGGGACCCTGGACGTGGACAGCAGCCCCGGCGCGGGCACCACCCTGACCTTCACCCTGCCCGGCTGA
- a CDS encoding YkoP family protein, whose product MGPLSSAALRAALLAGQAGAWHGGHPGDPRVGLSVPVRSDADLTDALATLREAGVSATLLLSPSLAGGLDRARLEGHEVGGLGDPAGAPGLDVLAGGPVTTWATPDRLGALSALGTRGLHALPPGAGRPAPGALLTVDPAQLPGVLADLKRLGYRAVPVRDVPDLRAGTGRDLFLHAYTRLVEDRFARQHGVIDLAQRADAVMRVAPLDHAPAPLPLPRSAHTAELHLHSPRIVGLASRSALTAYRAYLRSLRDVGAALRDRPELQEAQAVFAVTLFHAPLAQAGFTLLDLPPATARWYGLGFRLLRVAYGTTRAPSEDTPKMAWLPREEFLKRYG is encoded by the coding sequence ATGGGACCCCTTTCCTCTGCGGCGCTGCGCGCGGCGCTCCTGGCCGGGCAGGCCGGTGCGTGGCACGGCGGCCACCCGGGCGACCCCCGCGTGGGCCTGAGCGTCCCGGTCCGTTCGGACGCCGACCTGACGGACGCGCTGGCCACGCTGCGCGAGGCCGGGGTGAGCGCGACGCTGCTCCTCTCCCCCAGCCTGGCCGGGGGGCTGGACCGCGCCCGGCTGGAAGGCCACGAGGTGGGCGGTCTGGGTGACCCGGCGGGCGCGCCGGGGCTGGACGTGCTCGCGGGCGGGCCGGTCACGACCTGGGCCACCCCGGACCGCCTGGGCGCCCTGAGCGCCCTGGGTACGCGCGGCCTGCACGCCCTGCCCCCGGGGGCCGGCCGGCCCGCCCCGGGCGCGCTGCTGACGGTGGACCCCGCGCAGCTGCCGGGGGTGCTGGCCGACCTGAAGCGCCTGGGGTACCGCGCCGTGCCGGTGCGGGACGTGCCGGACCTGCGCGCCGGGACGGGCCGCGACCTGTTCCTGCACGCCTACACCCGGCTGGTCGAGGACCGGTTCGCGCGGCAGCACGGCGTGATCGACCTCGCGCAGCGGGCCGACGCGGTCATGCGCGTGGCGCCGCTGGATCACGCGCCCGCGCCGCTACCCCTGCCCCGCTCGGCACACACGGCGGAACTGCACCTGCACTCGCCTCGCATCGTGGGGCTCGCCTCGCGCAGCGCCCTGACCGCGTACCGCGCGTACCTGCGCAGCCTGCGCGACGTGGGCGCGGCATTGCGGGACCGCCCCGAGTTGCAGGAGGCGCAGGCGGTGTTCGCGGTGACCCTCTTCCACGCGCCGCTGGCGCAGGCGGGCTTCACGCTGCTGGACCTGCCGCCCGCCACGGCCCGCTGGTACGGCCTGGGCTTCCGGCTGCTGCGCGTCGCGTACGGCACCACCCGCGCGCCCAGCGAGGACACCCCGAAGATGGCGTGGCTGCCCCGCGAGGAATTCCTGAAGCGCTACGGCTGA